From the genome of Spinacia oleracea cultivar Varoflay chromosome 2, BTI_SOV_V1, whole genome shotgun sequence, one region includes:
- the LOC110798287 gene encoding uncharacterized protein: protein MWSMCINRIYCPTMLFLRITYTIPSLYNIPSMDENHLHHPLLSLATHANTTTTTSTATGVVSQTPNDTSSNFGLPIRLLVVLLFGFISIWANHEASKGFPITVVNNIKDTPAGDKFTLFYISNDEAIRLVQSSSSFAANVLFTGTPEKKLIDQVDVHLVSHNLTNVDHTVAVKFLGQKRKFVLSINPNVMDFVDFKYRIRKEIQRGMAEILLLSQQIRAPETLLDGMVEYVSDLAGFSGGFSGPNPVFKLRDFSEKCWEDKDPRIVAKFLEFCVKKSEGFVGRLNQEIKRDGWSEKMMGEVLGKPAIHFCLEFHDSMIKE from the coding sequence ATGTGGtccatgtgcataaatagaaTCTATTGTCCCACCATGTTATTTTTAAGGATAACCTACACCATCCCATCACTATACAACATTCCATCCATGGATGAAAACCACCTCCACCACCCCCTCCTCTCTTTGGCAACCCATGCAAACACCACAACAACCACCTCCACCGCCACTGGCGTTGTGAGTCAAACACCAAACGACACCTCATCCAACTTCGGTCTACCTATACGCCTCCTTGTTGTCCTCTTATTCGGGTTCATATCCATATGGGCAAACCATGAGGCATCAAAAGGATTTCCGATCACAGTCGTCAACAACATCAAGGACACACCAGCAGGTGACAAGTTCACTCTCTTCTACATCTCCAACGATGAAGCTATCCGGTTAGTTCAAAGTTCGTCTTCTTTTGCTGCCAATGTTCTTTTTACTGGCACACCTGAGAAGAAGCTCATTGACCAGGTTGATGTCCATTTAGTCAGCCATAATCTAACCAATGTTGATCATACAGTTGCTGTCAAGTTTTTAGGGCAAAAGAGGAAGTTTGTACTTTCTATAAACCCTAATGTAATGGACTTTGTTGATTTTAAGTACAGGATTAGAAAGGAAATTCAGAGAGGTATGGCAGAAATATTGCTTCTTAGTCAGCAAATTAGAGCTCCAGAGACCTTGCTTGATGGAATGGTTGAATATGTAAGCGATTTGGCCGGTTTTTCCGGTGGGTTTTCGGGTCCAAACCCGGTGTTTAAGTTGAGGGATTTCAGTGAGAAGTGTTGGGAAGACAAGGATCCAAGAATAGTGGCTAAGTTTTTGGAATTCTGTGTGAAAAAAAGTGAAGGATTTGTTGGGAGATTGAACCAGGAAATTAAGAGAGATGGTTGGTCTGAGAAAATGATGGGTGAAGTACTTGGAAAGCCAGCCATACATTTTTGTCTAGAGTTTCATGATTCCATGATTAAAGAATGA
- the LOC110798198 gene encoding uncharacterized protein, giving the protein MGHAREAVEAAKTVVEVAELAWHAAELLHHNNHPDHPNNSSGEPNCPISVEEFKDIRDENRRLKELLEQNLKLLHTISSSPSFLTDCPPDLHERLVTAVDSKCFLTRLQSLRDGSVNGAEREFPFKEPTGEDLEAVEVLINVDQEEPSWWVWVTDSMVPGAEERSGIDDDNYVVVCEEHVVDGVANFLARCIVSNPKLQKLTPEELQKTLTSSLGGMNKVEKMLNIWHAGKMFYALSTWGLALAGLYQSRAVLKLAAHGVHHTSKLVLKAM; this is encoded by the exons ATGGGCCACGCAAGAGAAGCCGTAGAGGCGGCGAAGACGGTGGTTGAGGTGGCGGAGCTTGCTTGGCACGCCGCCGAACTCCTCCATCACAACAACCACCCTGATCACCCCAATAACTCCTCCGGTGAACCCAATTGTCCTATTTCCGTCGAAGAATTCAAGGATATCCGTGACGAAAACAGGCGATTGAAGGAATTACTGGAGCAGAATTTGAAGCTGCTTCATACTATATCATCTTCTCCTTCGTTTCTCACTGATTGCCCTCCTGAT CTTCACGAACGTCTTGTGACTGCCGTTGATTCTAAATGCTTCTTGACTCGACTTCAGTCCCTGCGTGATGGATCGGTGAATGGGGCTGAAAGGGAGTTCCCTTTCAAAGAGCCTACGG GAGAAGACTTGGAAGCTGTTGAAGTTTTAATCAATGTTGACCAAGAAGAACCCAGTTGGTGGGTGTGGGTCACTGATTCTATGGTTCCTGGAGCCGAGGAACGCAGTGGTATAGATGACGACAATTACGTTGTAGTATGTGAAGAACATGTGGTGGATGGAGTTGCTAACTTCCTTGCCAGATGTATTGTGTCAAATCCTAAGTTGCAGAAATTGACTCCGGAGGAGCTACAGAAAA CTCTGACAAGTTCTCTCGGTGGAATGAATAAGGTTGAAAAGATGCTGAATATATGGCATGCTGGGAAGATGTTCTATGCGCTTTCTACATGGGGACTTGCTCTGGCAGG GTTGTACCAAAGCCGTGCAGTGCTGAAACTTGCTGCTCATGGGGTTCACCATACTAGTAAACTTGTACTAAAGGCCATGTGA